From a single Cyprinus carpio isolate SPL01 chromosome A3, ASM1834038v1, whole genome shotgun sequence genomic region:
- the LOC109111522 gene encoding protein amnionless-like encodes MALRHNILLFLCILPFANALYKQWIPDTNFDNATNWDKGSVPCGNDQVVFLAQRKVSVYVETAHTITGMSLPVDGELILASGAGFTVREGGDPGCGSGVTAHFKDPESLKWFDPSMWVAATTIDDLHRGTYQFSVHEESVPCQYDDVVFREATSFRVDVSSDHDVPVKSVSVLGKKFTSSYEFSQYLTSNSGKLQFHGSSSLKVGASGCDDVTGCICDNSGNRDKICSNVKCDSLECKKPLHPVGHCCDVCGAVVNIQFSSSFNFESYRQRLQHLFLSQHKYESTQMAMSKVSKEQRLLRVIPLGATQEIQVLLLDQKAGQEAGKLAEALARDIVHDVHNHGLNFGITSAEFQASSGASSSEAAGNSAGVVVGAVLGSLLGVGLLAVVVMLYRRGIIKIPRMPSIPTFSKWKNSSDIGELGGTLDQGFDNPMFDKPTMMPEEPGLYGTEMINSITLTQSGVHFVNPVYDETDFSA; translated from the coding sequence ATGGCTCTTCGACACAACATCTTGCTTTTCCTTTGCATTTTACCTTTTGCTAACGCACTCTACAAGCAATGGATTCCAGACACCAATTTTGACAATGCTACCAACTGGGATAAAGGCTCTGTACCCTGCGGTAACGACCAAGTTGTGTTTTTAGCTCAGAGGAAAGTATCAGTGTATGTTGAAACAGCTCACACTATCACTGGAATGAGCTTGCCGGTGGATGGAGAACTGATTCTGGCATCTGGTGCTGGGTTTACTGTAAGAGAGGGTGGAGATCCTGGTTGTGGATCTGGGGTCACGGCACACTTTAAAGACCCTGAATCCCTGAAATGGTTTGACCCATCGATGTGGGTGGCTGCGACCACTATCGACGACCTGCACAGAGGTACATATCAGTTTTCAGTCCATGAGGAGAGTGTCCCGTGCCAGTATGATGATGTGGTATTTCGAGAGGCCACCTCATTCCGTGTGGACGTTTCATCAGATCATGACGTGCCAGTGAAGAGTGTGTCTGTACTTGGGAAAAAGTTCACCAGCAGCTATGAGTTTTCTCAGTACCTGACATCCAATTCTGGCAAGCTGCAGTTCCATGGCTCCTCATCCCTTAAAGTTGGCGCTTCGGGCTGTGACGATGTTACGGGATGCATCTGTGATAACTCTGGAAATCGAGACAAGATCTGTTCAAATGTGAAATGCGATTCGTTGGAGTGCAAGAAACCCCTGCACCCAGTGGGACACTGCTGCGATGTTTGTGGTGCCGTCGTGAACATTCAGTTCTCTTCGAGCTTCAACTTTGAATCGTATCGCCAACGGCTGCAGCACCTCTTTCTCAGTCAACATAAATATGAATCTACACAGATGGCCATGTCGAAAGTGTCAAAAGAGCAGAGGCTGCTGCGAGTGATTCCTCTCGGAGCCACTCAGGAGATTCAGGTGTTGCTTCTGGACCAGAAAGCAGGTCAGGAAGCCGGGAAACTGGCTGAAGCTCTCGCTCGAGACATAGTGCACGATGTGCACAACCACGGCCTGAACTTTGGCATCACCAGCGCAGAGTTTCAGGCATCATCAGGGGCAAGCAGCAGTGAGGCGGCTGGAAACAGTGCAGGGGTCGTGGTGGGCGCAGTGCTGGGCTCCCTGCTTGGAGTGGGTTTACTTGCAGTTGTTGTTATGCTCTACCGTCGTGGCATTATTAAGATACCCAGAATGCCTAGCATCCCCACATTTAGCAAATGGAAGAACAGTAGTGACATTGGGGAGCTTGGTGGCACCTTGGACCAGGGCTTTGACAACCCCATGTTTGACAAACCGACTATGATGCCTGAGGAACCAGGGCTGTATGGGACAGAGATGATAAACTCAATAACCCTAACTCAATCAGGAGTGCATTTTGTAAATCCTGTTTATGATGAAACTGATTTTAGTGCATGA